One segment of bacterium DNA contains the following:
- a CDS encoding sigma-70 family RNA polymerase sigma factor, whose translation MPETTQLLAQVRAGAPEAREELLGLVYEELRRIARGQLRRRNGASLVTTELVHEAFLKLYAGPGADAKDRAHFLALAATAMRQVLIDHFRARQAEKRGGGVEVATLETFHGASLEDRGSMVVALHEALERLEGFDPRLARIVECRFFGGMTEDEIAEALSVSKRTVSREWRQAKAWLARELEP comes from the coding sequence ATGCCGGAAACGACGCAGCTCCTGGCCCAGGTTCGGGCGGGCGCACCCGAAGCCCGCGAGGAGCTGCTCGGGCTGGTCTACGAGGAACTCCGGCGGATCGCACGGGGACAGCTGCGACGCCGCAACGGCGCTAGTCTGGTCACGACCGAGCTCGTTCATGAAGCGTTCCTGAAGCTCTACGCGGGGCCCGGGGCCGACGCCAAGGACCGGGCGCACTTCCTCGCGCTGGCGGCCACCGCGATGCGGCAGGTTCTGATCGATCACTTCCGGGCTCGGCAGGCGGAAAAGCGAGGCGGTGGGGTGGAAGTAGCCACGCTCGAGACGTTCCACGGGGCGTCGCTCGAAGATCGAGGCTCGATGGTGGTGGCCCTTCACGAAGCCCTCGAGCGGCTCGAGGGTTTCGATCCTCGTCTCGCCCGTATTGTCGAGTGCCGGTTCTTCGGTGGCATGACCGAGGACGAGATCGCCGAAGCGCTCTCGGTCTCGAAGCGGACCGTGAGCCGAGAGTGGCGTCAGGCGAAGGCATGGCTCGCTCGAGAGCTCGAGCCGTAG
- a CDS encoding AMP-binding protein, with protein sequence MSDYVWQPPVELVESANVTRLMRAHGIDDVDTLMRRSIEEPAWFWPAVIDDLGIAFDHRFHTVFDTRRGFPWTEWFLGGKLNIATNCIDRHRQGPNADRLALVAEHEDGSATSYTYFELAEAVDKCATAMEVAKIKAGDRVGAVMPMTAEVVIQMFATLKLGAIFIPIFSGFAAPAIAQRLKDAKAKLLFTAEGSARRGSPLRLRPTFEQLAKEVKSLETIVVLGRGEPPPMSRLANEIPWQSFLATAADAEPAKTASMPSMDPAIILYTSGTTGRAKGTVHSHGGTLVQIAKEVAYAFDVKPDDRFFWLSDIGWMMGPWELIGGLFLGSTVYLYEGAFDWPQPDRLGEMIAKHHISVLGISPTVARLLRRSGDEVLDRHDLSSLRILGSTGEPWDEESWMWFFDKVGQGRCPVINISGGTDIIGCFLSPLPLHPLKPCSLAAPGLGMAVDVWDDNGQPVRGEVGYLVCTQPSPSMTRGLWNDAKRYLDTYWRRWRDVWDHGDWALIDEDGDWFLQGRADDTLNIAGKRVGPAEIEGALMESGSVSEAAAVGVPDELKGEAVVAVAVLKPGVEPTDQLRLELIEGVATKMGKHGRPKKVLFVDDLPKTRSAKILRRVVRAKYLGEEDLGDLSSLQNPEAVEAISGAV encoded by the coding sequence ATGAGCGACTACGTTTGGCAGCCACCGGTTGAACTCGTCGAGTCCGCCAATGTCACCCGCCTCATGCGCGCGCACGGGATCGACGACGTCGACACCCTGATGCGCCGATCGATCGAGGAGCCGGCCTGGTTCTGGCCCGCCGTCATCGACGATCTCGGCATCGCCTTCGACCATCGGTTCCATACCGTCTTCGATACCCGCCGCGGCTTCCCGTGGACCGAGTGGTTCCTGGGCGGCAAGCTCAACATCGCCACCAACTGCATCGACCGGCACCGGCAAGGGCCGAACGCGGATCGCCTGGCGCTGGTCGCGGAGCATGAGGACGGCTCGGCCACGAGCTACACCTACTTCGAGCTCGCCGAAGCCGTCGACAAATGCGCCACCGCCATGGAGGTCGCCAAGATCAAGGCCGGCGACCGCGTCGGCGCGGTGATGCCGATGACCGCCGAGGTCGTGATTCAGATGTTCGCCACCCTGAAGCTCGGAGCGATCTTCATTCCGATCTTCAGCGGCTTCGCGGCGCCGGCGATCGCCCAGCGTCTCAAAGATGCCAAGGCCAAGCTGCTCTTTACCGCCGAAGGCTCTGCGCGCCGCGGCTCACCGCTGCGGCTGAGACCAACCTTCGAGCAGCTCGCCAAAGAGGTGAAGAGCCTCGAGACCATCGTAGTTCTCGGTCGCGGCGAGCCGCCGCCCATGTCGCGGCTTGCGAACGAGATTCCCTGGCAGAGTTTTCTCGCCACCGCGGCGGACGCCGAGCCGGCCAAGACCGCCTCGATGCCCTCGATGGATCCGGCGATCATCCTCTACACCTCGGGGACCACAGGCCGCGCGAAGGGCACGGTTCACAGCCACGGCGGCACGCTGGTGCAGATCGCAAAGGAAGTCGCCTACGCCTTCGACGTCAAGCCGGACGACCGGTTCTTCTGGCTTTCCGACATCGGCTGGATGATGGGGCCCTGGGAGCTGATCGGCGGTCTCTTTCTCGGCTCGACCGTCTACCTCTACGAGGGAGCCTTCGATTGGCCCCAGCCCGACCGGCTCGGAGAGATGATCGCCAAGCACCACATTTCGGTCCTCGGGATCTCCCCCACCGTGGCGCGACTGCTGCGCAGATCCGGGGACGAGGTGCTCGATCGTCACGATCTCTCGAGCCTGCGCATTCTCGGCTCGACCGGCGAGCCCTGGGACGAGGAATCCTGGATGTGGTTCTTCGACAAGGTCGGCCAGGGACGCTGCCCGGTCATCAACATCTCGGGCGGCACCGACATCATCGGATGCTTTTTGTCGCCGCTTCCGCTGCACCCGCTCAAGCCCTGCTCGCTGGCCGCTCCGGGACTGGGCATGGCGGTCGACGTCTGGGACGACAACGGCCAACCGGTTCGAGGCGAGGTCGGTTATCTGGTGTGCACGCAGCCATCGCCCTCGATGACTCGCGGTCTGTGGAACGACGCCAAACGCTATCTCGACACCTACTGGCGGCGCTGGCGGGATGTATGGGACCACGGCGACTGGGCGCTGATCGACGAAGACGGCGACTGGTTCCTGCAGGGGCGAGCCGATGACACCTTGAACATCGCCGGCAAGCGGGTCGGACCGGCGGAGATCGAAGGCGCGTTGATGGAATCCGGCAGCGTGAGCGAAGCCGCCGCCGTTGGCGTACCCGACGAACTCAAGGGCGAAGCCGTGGTGGCCGTCGCCGTGCTCAAACCGGGTGTCGAGCCCACGGATCAGCTCAGGCTCGAGCTGATCGAGGGCGTCGCAACCAAGATGGGAAAGCACGGCCGGCCCAAGAAGGTTCTTTTCGTCGACGATCTGCCCAAGACCCGCAGCGCCAAGATCCTGCGGCGAGTCGTACGGGCGAAGTACCTTGGCGAGGAAGATCTAGGGGACCTGTCGTCGCTTCAAAATCCGGAAGCGGTCGAAGCGATCTCGGGCGCGGTTTAG
- a CDS encoding serine/threonine protein kinase, giving the protein MARSRARAVGFLPMGDRVDAERWARAKEIFSELVDLEPAERKRRLAEACGEDVELRREIESLLDAESGAPTFLDGNAPEWAAPSLSQLAPRDGAETLPDPLLGDSVGDIHLSEVLGHGGFGRVYLGRDTKLGRDVAVKVLRSSQRWHPEAQERLRREARLLSKLDHPNICRIHGLLEEGDDDFLLLEYIAGERLTDAAAGRSLEARLGFARQIADALASAHAEGIIHRDLKPDNVLVTREGVVKVLDLGIARFAEDLSGSDPRSSTPSEEPGPGERDDLTRLGSKLGTIRYMSPEQARGEAATTASDVFSLGLLLHELFGGSAAYRAGDDLLERVQRGSVEPLTHPDSDLVRMITGMLGQDPNGRPTAVEVRDGIETLMDRPRRRRRRLARRLAMAGVGLAAAAVLIGWWVLQAQAAEDIAAAEELLSQAKDIEWRMRAEYLSPKHDITPARVEVEEQIAELEARIAEFGSRASGRGRYALGRAWFSIGNIESARREVQAAWDGGFQTPEVAHTLGRVFARLFRDEVEWVERRYRPEQRDEQLARLWEELGQPADRFLRLARDAQVGPPEYVEALLAVGDGNYQRALEKVSNIDLAWYYEGQELEGWIHFALSQNELAGGSLGSMLDLLARAEEAYARAAEIGRSNPRAYVGLCRTGAQAVLRGQLPAEQAERHGHQAIEACEAALDLDPGSLEARWALASAFDFRAATAIDRGQDAEELLAAAERIAEEGLALAPDSLDLRHALIQIQSRRGASQRLLGGNPRAAYEKGRRVAEQLLVADDVPAIYLGAYLTLELDASIYELTQGGEPLASLERAVQVGKRSLAIEPNSPTRSNLAACYWLMSYYQLDHGIDPQPAIREGIHVVTESLESVPGQARALRTLGNLHTHDHQYARLTGGDVAGALGAARQAFRDAVAADPESVWAKVNWMNLEIQQARWLIDNQRSPMEEVDGLRDLAKALDGLDHLAQYMFFGTGNAELLEGGWLASRGLSPISKYEKAEAAFRRAIELGGNEATPFVNLVETLSRRAEWAHSRDTGDVAGLVSEGLVAAEKALGVQGDSAEVFHFRARLLRVRAYLEGESARDKTLEEAAQAQARACEINRFLPSCRER; this is encoded by the coding sequence ATGGCTCGCTCGAGAGCTCGAGCCGTAGGGTTTCTGCCCATGGGGGATCGAGTGGACGCCGAGCGCTGGGCGCGCGCCAAGGAAATCTTTTCGGAGCTCGTGGACCTGGAGCCGGCTGAGCGAAAGCGACGGTTGGCCGAGGCTTGCGGAGAGGATGTCGAGCTGCGCCGCGAGATTGAGTCGCTTCTCGACGCCGAGTCGGGCGCTCCGACGTTTCTGGACGGCAACGCTCCGGAGTGGGCGGCTCCCTCCCTGAGCCAGCTGGCTCCTCGGGATGGGGCGGAAACGCTGCCCGATCCGCTGCTGGGTGACTCCGTGGGAGACATTCACCTTTCCGAGGTGCTCGGGCACGGTGGCTTCGGCCGCGTCTACCTCGGTCGGGACACGAAGCTCGGTCGCGATGTAGCGGTCAAGGTCCTGCGCTCGAGCCAACGGTGGCACCCGGAGGCCCAGGAGCGCCTTCGGCGTGAGGCGCGGCTACTTTCGAAGCTCGACCATCCGAACATCTGCCGTATCCATGGGCTGCTGGAAGAGGGCGACGACGACTTTCTGCTGCTCGAGTACATCGCCGGGGAGCGCCTGACCGATGCGGCGGCCGGGAGGAGTCTCGAAGCGCGACTCGGGTTTGCTCGTCAGATCGCCGACGCTCTCGCATCAGCACATGCCGAGGGAATCATCCATCGCGACTTAAAGCCCGACAACGTCCTCGTGACACGCGAGGGCGTCGTCAAAGTTCTGGACCTCGGGATTGCTCGCTTCGCCGAGGACCTCTCAGGTTCCGACCCAAGGTCGTCGACTCCGAGCGAGGAGCCCGGGCCGGGCGAACGGGATGACCTGACACGTCTCGGCTCCAAGTTGGGAACGATCCGGTACATGAGCCCCGAGCAGGCGCGCGGCGAAGCCGCGACCACGGCTTCAGATGTCTTCTCGCTGGGCCTCCTTCTCCATGAGCTCTTCGGCGGGTCTGCCGCCTATCGAGCCGGCGACGATCTTCTCGAGCGGGTGCAGCGCGGATCGGTTGAACCGTTGACGCATCCGGATTCCGACTTGGTTCGGATGATCACGGGGATGCTGGGTCAGGACCCGAATGGGCGGCCCACGGCGGTCGAAGTCCGTGACGGCATCGAGACCCTGATGGATCGGCCGCGACGCCGCCGTCGCCGCCTGGCCCGTCGCCTGGCGATGGCGGGAGTCGGGCTCGCGGCAGCGGCTGTCCTGATCGGTTGGTGGGTTCTTCAAGCGCAGGCGGCAGAGGACATCGCGGCCGCTGAAGAGCTTCTGTCGCAGGCCAAGGACATCGAGTGGCGCATGCGGGCCGAGTATCTGAGCCCGAAGCACGACATTACGCCGGCAAGAGTCGAAGTGGAGGAGCAGATCGCGGAGCTCGAGGCGAGGATCGCAGAGTTCGGTAGCCGAGCGAGCGGGCGTGGACGCTACGCCCTGGGAAGAGCCTGGTTCTCGATCGGAAACATCGAGAGCGCGAGGCGGGAGGTGCAAGCCGCCTGGGACGGCGGTTTCCAGACGCCCGAGGTGGCCCACACCCTTGGGCGTGTTTTCGCGCGGCTGTTCCGCGATGAGGTCGAGTGGGTGGAACGGCGGTATCGGCCGGAACAGCGCGACGAGCAGCTGGCACGTCTTTGGGAAGAGCTCGGACAACCTGCAGACCGCTTTTTGCGGCTGGCAAGGGACGCCCAGGTCGGTCCGCCGGAATACGTTGAGGCCCTCCTGGCTGTTGGCGACGGCAACTACCAGCGAGCTCTCGAGAAGGTCTCGAACATCGATCTGGCGTGGTACTACGAGGGACAGGAACTCGAGGGGTGGATTCATTTTGCTCTCTCTCAAAACGAACTGGCCGGAGGCTCTTTGGGATCGATGCTCGACCTCTTGGCGCGGGCCGAAGAGGCGTATGCGCGTGCCGCGGAGATCGGCCGCAGCAATCCGCGCGCGTATGTCGGGCTCTGTCGGACCGGAGCGCAGGCGGTGCTCCGGGGTCAGCTACCGGCCGAACAGGCTGAACGCCACGGACACCAGGCGATCGAGGCGTGCGAGGCGGCTCTGGATCTCGATCCCGGATCGCTTGAGGCGCGATGGGCGCTAGCCTCGGCCTTCGACTTTCGGGCGGCAACCGCTATCGACCGGGGTCAGGACGCCGAAGAACTGCTTGCGGCAGCGGAGCGGATCGCAGAGGAGGGGTTGGCTCTGGCTCCCGACTCTCTCGATCTTCGTCACGCCCTCATTCAGATCCAGAGCCGGCGAGGAGCCAGCCAGCGCCTGCTGGGCGGGAATCCCCGAGCGGCCTATGAAAAGGGACGTCGCGTTGCTGAGCAGTTGCTCGTCGCGGACGACGTTCCAGCAATCTACCTCGGCGCCTATCTCACCCTCGAGCTGGACGCGTCGATATACGAGCTGACCCAAGGTGGCGAGCCGTTGGCAAGTCTGGAAAGAGCGGTCCAGGTTGGAAAGCGATCACTCGCGATCGAGCCCAACAGCCCGACCCGGTCGAACCTGGCAGCGTGTTACTGGCTCATGAGTTACTACCAGTTGGACCATGGGATAGATCCGCAACCTGCGATTCGGGAGGGAATCCACGTGGTGACCGAGTCGCTGGAGTCGGTACCCGGACAGGCCAGAGCGCTCAGGACTCTCGGGAATCTCCACACACACGATCACCAGTACGCGAGGCTGACGGGAGGGGATGTCGCGGGGGCCCTCGGGGCCGCTCGGCAAGCCTTCCGGGATGCGGTAGCCGCAGATCCGGAATCCGTTTGGGCAAAGGTCAACTGGATGAATCTCGAGATTCAGCAAGCTAGGTGGCTGATCGACAACCAGCGTTCTCCGATGGAGGAAGTGGACGGCCTGCGGGATCTCGCAAAGGCGCTTGACGGGCTCGACCACCTGGCTCAATACATGTTCTTCGGGACGGGCAATGCCGAGTTGTTGGAGGGCGGATGGCTGGCAAGTCGCGGTTTGTCGCCGATCTCCAAGTACGAAAAGGCGGAGGCTGCATTCCGACGCGCGATCGAGCTCGGTGGCAACGAGGCGACTCCGTTCGTGAACCTCGTCGAAACCTTGTCTCGGAGAGCAGAATGGGCCCACTCACGTGATACCGGAGATGTTGCCGGTTTGGTCAGCGAAGGACTCGTCGCAGCGGAGAAGGCACTCGGCGTGCAGGGAGATAGCGCCGAGGTCTTTCATTTTCGCGCAAGACTCCTCAGGGTCAGGGCTTATCTAGAGGGCGAGTCGGCGCGAGACAAGACGCTCGAAGAGGCGGCTCAGGCGCAGGCACGGGCCTGCGAGATCAACCGATTCCTGCCGAGCTGCCGGGAGCGCTGA